One Lysinibacillus fusiformis genomic window carries:
- a CDS encoding ABC transporter ATP-binding protein, which produces MSEKLLEINNLRVSFITGETEFEAVKGVSFHIKKGETLGIVGESGSGKSVTARSIMRLLPSPPSFLKSGEILFKEQEITALDEKQMEAIRGQDISMIFQDPMTSINPTIRVGEQVAESLRKHQSLSKTDAYKQTIELLELVGIRDAEQRYKQYPHEFSGGMRQRVMIAMALACNPSLLIADEPTTALDVTIQAQILKLMRDMQKKMGTSIILITHDLGVVAGMCDRIIVMKEGEIVEQGTTEEIFANAQHPYTKKLLSALPKLHEKKQPKPLANLLTGIDATKPLIEVEHLSKEFGLGRGQTVKAVNDLSFHIYPGETLGLVGESGSGKSTTGRTILQLHQPTNGEVLYQGVPITRLTAKQLKAMRRHMQIIFQDPYSSLNPRKKILDIVGEALDIHKLVKTNEERQQRVEQLLELVGLNKEHAMRYPHEFSGGQRQRIGIARALAVEPNFIVCDEPLSALDVSIQKQIVDLLKDLQQRLGLTYLFIAHDLSMVKHISDRVAVMYGGKIVELAESEELYTNPQHPYTRALLQSIPIPDPVIEKRKYADSKNEEPQVQYDVENSELVEVLPNHWVAITST; this is translated from the coding sequence ATGAGTGAAAAGCTTTTAGAAATCAACAATCTTCGCGTGTCCTTTATTACTGGGGAGACAGAATTTGAAGCAGTAAAAGGTGTCAGCTTTCATATAAAGAAAGGCGAAACACTCGGAATAGTAGGAGAGTCAGGTAGTGGGAAAAGTGTAACAGCTCGTTCAATTATGCGGTTATTACCATCACCACCTTCTTTTCTGAAATCAGGAGAGATTCTATTTAAAGAACAAGAGATTACTGCGTTAGACGAAAAGCAGATGGAAGCAATTCGTGGGCAAGACATAAGTATGATTTTTCAAGACCCTATGACATCTATAAATCCTACCATCCGAGTAGGAGAACAAGTAGCTGAAAGTTTAAGAAAGCACCAATCGTTATCCAAAACGGATGCTTACAAGCAAACGATTGAATTACTAGAACTTGTAGGAATTCGAGATGCAGAACAACGCTATAAACAATACCCGCATGAATTTTCAGGTGGCATGCGTCAACGGGTTATGATTGCTATGGCGTTAGCATGTAATCCGTCATTACTGATTGCCGATGAACCCACGACAGCACTGGATGTGACAATTCAAGCGCAAATATTAAAATTAATGCGTGATATGCAAAAGAAAATGGGTACTTCAATTATTTTAATTACGCATGATTTAGGCGTTGTTGCTGGTATGTGTGATCGAATCATTGTCATGAAAGAAGGCGAGATTGTTGAGCAAGGTACGACAGAGGAAATTTTTGCGAATGCTCAGCATCCATACACAAAAAAACTGCTAAGTGCTTTACCTAAGTTACATGAGAAGAAACAGCCAAAGCCATTAGCGAATTTATTGACAGGAATAGATGCGACGAAACCATTAATTGAAGTAGAGCATCTTTCAAAAGAATTTGGATTGGGACGTGGTCAAACAGTAAAGGCGGTTAATGATTTATCATTCCATATTTATCCTGGAGAAACGTTAGGACTTGTAGGGGAATCTGGCTCAGGTAAATCCACTACAGGACGGACTATTTTGCAACTTCATCAACCGACAAATGGTGAAGTTTTGTATCAAGGGGTACCAATTACGAGACTAACAGCTAAGCAATTAAAAGCGATGCGCCGTCATATGCAAATAATTTTCCAAGATCCGTATTCTTCTTTAAACCCTCGGAAAAAAATATTGGATATTGTGGGAGAGGCTCTTGATATTCATAAACTTGTGAAAACAAATGAGGAACGCCAACAGCGAGTTGAACAATTACTTGAACTTGTAGGCTTAAACAAAGAACATGCAATGCGTTATCCACATGAGTTTTCAGGTGGTCAACGCCAACGTATTGGTATTGCACGAGCATTGGCTGTTGAACCGAATTTTATTGTCTGCGATGAACCACTATCTGCACTAGATGTATCGATTCAAAAACAAATTGTTGATTTATTAAAGGATTTACAGCAACGGCTTGGCTTGACATATTTATTCATTGCGCATGATTTATCTATGGTAAAGCATATCAGTGATCGTGTGGCTGTCATGTATGGTGGGAAAATTGTTGAGCTTGCGGAAAGTGAAGAACTATATACGAATCCACAGCATCCTTATACACGTGCATTGTTGCAATCTATTCCAATTCCAGATCCAGTCATAGAAAAACGAAAATACGCTGATTCAAAAAATGAGGAACCACAAGTACAATATGATGTAGAAAATAGTGAACTCGTTGAAGTTTTACCTAATCATTGGGTTGCAATAACATCTACATAA
- a CDS encoding thermonuclease family protein: MKNIIFALFISTLVLSACTEETSTNIIENEDIEALISSTIENAEKHDVSKFEEYELESVIDGDTIRIKYNGSSEKVRFLLVDTPETNHETLGEQPYGPEAKEFTKQLLAGQDTVYLEFDVSYRDKYKRLLAYIYTKEGISVQEQLLKNGLARVAYIYDPNTKHVDWFKSIQKTAQQSAIGIWSVEDYVTNRGYDKEAYYAITEKNKDDKKTENDKSITNNSSCVIKGNINSKGNKIYHMPGQRDYDNTIAEEMFCTEKEAEDGGFLPAKQ; the protein is encoded by the coding sequence TTGAAGAATATTATTTTTGCTTTATTCATTTCTACATTGGTTCTGAGTGCATGCACAGAAGAAACTAGTACGAATATTATTGAGAATGAAGATATAGAAGCTCTTATATCATCAACGATAGAAAATGCTGAGAAACACGATGTAAGTAAGTTTGAAGAATATGAGCTAGAAAGTGTAATTGACGGTGATACAATAAGAATAAAATATAACGGCAGCTCTGAAAAAGTTCGTTTTTTACTTGTTGATACCCCTGAAACTAATCATGAGACATTAGGAGAGCAACCGTACGGACCAGAAGCTAAAGAATTTACTAAGCAACTATTAGCTGGTCAAGATACAGTATATTTAGAATTTGATGTTTCTTATCGTGATAAATATAAAAGACTACTTGCCTATATTTATACCAAAGAGGGTATAAGTGTTCAAGAGCAGTTATTGAAAAACGGATTAGCACGTGTGGCTTATATATATGATCCGAATACGAAGCACGTAGATTGGTTTAAATCGATTCAAAAAACTGCACAACAGTCAGCTATTGGTATTTGGTCAGTTGAAGACTATGTAACGAATCGTGGTTATGATAAAGAGGCGTATTATGCTATTACAGAAAAAAATAAAGATGATAAGAAAACAGAAAATGATAAATCTATTACTAATAATAGCAGTTGTGTAATTAAAGGTAATATCAATTCAAAAGGAAATAAAATTTATCATATGCCTGGTCAACGTGATTATGACAATACAATAGCTGAAGAAATGTTCTGCACTGAAAAAGAGGCAGAGGATGGTGGATTTCTTCCAGCAAAACAATAA
- a CDS encoding 8-oxo-dGTP diphosphatase: MSNSVNYKMWTVCMIQKEDKVLLLDRQHDNFKGFIPPGGKVEFPESIVESAIREVKEETGLEVSNLIFKGLYEYVNPVAMDRYMIFNYITKDFKGDLLEDVPEGKAVWVNIREAYNLPMQESIRRRFPLFFEEGTFEIQVEWNHAENKEGKVNIKKT, encoded by the coding sequence ATGAGTAATTCAGTAAATTATAAAATGTGGACTGTTTGCATGATTCAAAAAGAAGACAAGGTTTTACTACTTGATAGACAACACGATAATTTCAAAGGGTTTATTCCACCTGGTGGCAAAGTTGAATTTCCTGAAAGTATAGTAGAAAGTGCAATTAGAGAAGTAAAAGAAGAAACTGGATTAGAAGTAAGCAACCTTATTTTTAAAGGTCTCTATGAATATGTAAATCCAGTTGCTATGGATAGATACATGATTTTTAACTACATCACAAAAGATTTCAAAGGAGATTTACTTGAAGATGTACCAGAAGGAAAGGCAGTTTGGGTAAATATAAGGGAAGCATATAACCTTCCGATGCAGGAATCTATTCGAAGAAGATTCCCTTTATTCTTTGAAGAAGGGACATTTGAAATACAAGTTGAATGGAATCATGCAGAAAATAAAGAGGGAAAAGTTAATATAAAGAAGACTTAA
- a CDS encoding response regulator transcription factor gives MKQVLVIKNERSLAKKIVSGLKQEGYFILTLHNENKGLNIVYEQDWHIIILDWDSLSISGPEICRQIRAVKTTPIIIVTDNVSSKDCIAGLQAGADDYIRKPFVKEELVARIEVILRRGDGILPNETNFFRFKDLFVDASRNIVTKGGENFLLTKREYDLLVFLIKNKNTILSREMLMNQVWGYDVAVNPNVVDLYIGYLRKKLKCEKKDRYIQTIHGRGYSMIE, from the coding sequence GTGAAGCAGGTGCTGGTAATTAAGAATGAACGGTCTTTAGCAAAGAAAATCGTAAGCGGTCTAAAACAAGAAGGCTATTTCATTTTAACACTTCACAATGAAAACAAAGGTTTAAATATAGTATATGAGCAAGATTGGCATATTATCATATTGGATTGGGATTCGTTAAGTATATCTGGACCGGAAATTTGCAGACAAATACGGGCTGTTAAAACGACACCGATAATCATTGTGACTGACAATGTGTCCAGCAAGGATTGCATAGCAGGATTACAAGCAGGAGCAGATGATTATATAAGAAAACCATTTGTGAAAGAAGAATTAGTAGCAAGGATAGAAGTCATTTTAAGAAGAGGGGATGGTATCCTGCCAAACGAGACTAACTTCTTTCGGTTTAAAGATCTCTTCGTTGATGCATCCCGCAATATTGTGACAAAAGGTGGAGAAAATTTCCTGCTTACTAAGCGAGAGTATGACCTACTTGTATTTTTAATCAAGAATAAAAATACAATATTGAGCCGTGAAATGCTTATGAATCAGGTTTGGGGATATGACGTAGCAGTCAATCCAAATGTAGTGGATTTATATATTGGGTATTTAAGAAAAAAGCTAAAGTGCGAGAAGAAAGACCGATATATTCAAACAATTCATGGCAGGGGCTATTCAATGATTGAATAG
- a CDS encoding siderophore ABC transporter substrate-binding protein, which yields MKKSMFLKLVGIMAVLTLMLVACSDSSNKTNQESKPNENNGSEEVAVPTTVEITDIHGTVTVPVNPKNVVALDNRTFETLEDWEIELVAVPKDVMPADSSYVKDESVQNIGNHREPNLEIIAAADPELVIVGQRFADYYEDIKKLVPNATVIDLSFDVSGEAGAPGESFVNGFKDTTIALGQIFDKNEEAKQLVADFDKSIEDAKSAYNGTDTVMSVIVSGGNIGFSAPHSGRVWGPMYEIFGWVSALEVDGSSSDHQGDEVSVEAIAQSNPDWLFVLDRDAATSDAATSAPAQDVIDNSPALQNTTAVSKGQTIYAPADTYTNESIQTYIELFENLANTLAK from the coding sequence ATGAAAAAATCTATGTTTTTAAAATTAGTTGGTATTATGGCAGTTTTGACTTTGATGTTAGTAGCTTGCTCAGATTCAAGTAATAAAACTAATCAAGAGTCAAAGCCTAATGAGAATAATGGAAGTGAAGAGGTTGCTGTGCCTACGACAGTAGAAATCACTGATATCCATGGAACTGTTACTGTTCCTGTAAACCCAAAGAATGTAGTTGCTTTGGATAATAGAACTTTTGAAACTTTAGAAGATTGGGAAATTGAATTAGTAGCTGTGCCAAAGGATGTAATGCCTGCTGATTCATCATATGTAAAGGATGAATCAGTTCAAAATATTGGAAATCACCGTGAACCAAACCTTGAAATTATAGCAGCAGCAGACCCTGAACTTGTAATTGTCGGTCAAAGATTTGCTGACTATTACGAAGATATAAAAAAATTAGTGCCAAATGCCACTGTGATTGATCTTAGTTTTGATGTTTCTGGGGAAGCTGGTGCACCTGGAGAAAGCTTTGTAAATGGATTTAAGGATACTACAATTGCTTTGGGTCAAATTTTTGATAAAAATGAAGAAGCTAAACAATTGGTAGCTGATTTTGATAAATCTATCGAAGATGCTAAGTCTGCATATAATGGAACAGATACAGTGATGAGTGTGATTGTTTCTGGTGGAAATATTGGTTTTTCAGCTCCTCATTCTGGACGTGTTTGGGGACCAATGTATGAAATTTTCGGATGGGTTTCAGCATTAGAAGTTGATGGTTCTTCGTCAGATCATCAAGGTGATGAAGTTTCTGTTGAGGCGATTGCACAAAGCAACCCTGATTGGCTTTTCGTACTAGATCGTGATGCTGCAACATCTGATGCAGCCACTTCAGCTCCTGCTCAGGATGTTATTGATAACTCACCTGCTCTTCAAAACACAACTGCTGTTTCTAAAGGACAGACTATTTATGCACCGGCGGATACTTACACAAATGAATCCATTCAGACTTATATAGAGTTATTTGAAAACCTTGCAAATACTTTAGCTAAATAG
- a CDS encoding ABC transporter permease — translation MPKNITSRVENFSQPQFYNHNKIWTKSFIVAIIVVVILGIISLFTGVYDIRGQEDGLEMFFITRVPRTVALMLTGAAMAMAGLVMQLLTQNRFVEPTTTGTMEWSGLGLLLVYLLFPAPTLVMRMTGAILFSFIGTMIFFLFLRRVKLRSSLIVPIIGLMLGAVISAISTFVGLLFQMTQSIENWFVGSFAPVQVGRYEYLWLIILVTLLIFIYANRLTLAGLGEDVATSLGVNYNRVVFVGTALISVAVGIVAAVIGNLPFLGLIVPNIVSMFRGDDLRSNLPWVCLIGMGTITACDIISRTIIMPFEVPVSLILGTVGAVIFITILLRQRKPRRLR, via the coding sequence GTGCCAAAAAATATCACTTCTAGGGTTGAGAATTTTTCTCAACCCCAGTTTTATAACCACAATAAAATATGGACAAAATCTTTTATAGTAGCGATTATAGTTGTTGTTATTTTAGGCATTATATCACTGTTTACTGGAGTTTACGATATACGTGGACAAGAGGATGGATTAGAGATGTTTTTCATCACTCGTGTTCCGAGAACAGTTGCATTAATGCTTACTGGAGCTGCAATGGCAATGGCAGGGCTCGTCATGCAACTGCTTACACAGAATCGCTTTGTTGAACCTACTACAACAGGAACGATGGAATGGTCAGGTTTAGGATTGCTTCTTGTTTATTTATTATTTCCCGCCCCAACTTTAGTTATGAGAATGACGGGTGCCATCCTTTTTTCTTTTATTGGCACGATGATTTTCTTTTTATTTTTAAGAAGAGTGAAACTTCGTTCGTCTTTAATTGTCCCGATTATTGGACTAATGCTTGGCGCAGTCATTTCTGCAATTTCTACTTTTGTTGGACTCCTTTTTCAAATGACGCAAAGTATTGAAAATTGGTTTGTAGGTTCTTTTGCGCCCGTTCAGGTAGGGAGATATGAATATTTATGGCTAATTATTCTCGTGACGTTGCTTATTTTTATTTATGCCAATAGATTGACTTTAGCTGGACTAGGAGAAGATGTCGCAACAAGTCTTGGTGTTAATTACAATAGAGTTGTGTTTGTAGGTACCGCTCTTATTTCTGTTGCAGTTGGAATTGTTGCAGCAGTTATTGGAAACTTACCTTTCTTAGGTTTAATTGTCCCAAACATTGTTTCAATGTTTAGAGGTGATGATCTTAGGAGCAATTTGCCTTGGGTATGTCTGATAGGAATGGGTACTATAACTGCTTGTGATATCATTTCTAGGACAATTATCATGCCTTTTGAAGTACCTGTTTCTTTAATACTTGGAACAGTAGGGGCAGTCATATTTATTACTATTTTATTGAGACAAAGAAAACCAAGGAGGCTACGATGA
- a CDS encoding iron chelate uptake ABC transporter family permease subunit — MTTLEYRNKENVEIDSSLHHKNRSARAFRSKKEEKRYWILLITLIAFGLLASYGLLVYNNPVPIDSPSFIPVVMRRIVALVAMIIAAVCHSLSTVAFQSITNNRIITPSLLGFESLYSTIHTSTIFFFGVSALINFSGIGSFVFQVILMVLMSLILYGWLLSGKYGNLQLMLLVGIIIGTGLNSVSTFMRRLLAPSEFDILQARLFGSVNNADSAYFPIVIPMVIIVALLIIAHSKNLNVLSLGKDVSTSFGVRHQSSVIYTLILVAILMSISTALIGPLTFYGFLVATLSYQAAPTYDHRYIFPMALAIGFLIITSAYFLMYHVFNAQGVVSVIIELFGGIIFLIVILRKRAL, encoded by the coding sequence ATGACCACATTAGAATATAGAAATAAAGAAAATGTCGAAATCGATTCTAGCCTCCATCATAAAAATAGGTCAGCTAGGGCTTTTCGTTCAAAGAAAGAAGAAAAACGTTATTGGATTTTGCTAATAACATTGATTGCTTTCGGTCTCCTTGCTTCATATGGACTTTTAGTTTATAACAATCCAGTTCCAATCGATTCACCTTCTTTTATCCCAGTTGTGATGAGAAGGATTGTAGCACTTGTTGCAATGATTATTGCTGCGGTTTGTCATAGCTTGTCAACCGTTGCTTTCCAATCGATTACAAATAATAGAATTATAACGCCTTCACTTTTAGGTTTTGAATCGCTTTACTCAACAATACATACGAGTACAATATTTTTCTTTGGTGTTAGTGCATTGATCAATTTTAGTGGTATTGGCTCATTTGTTTTTCAAGTTATCCTGATGGTCTTGATGAGTTTGATCCTTTATGGATGGCTACTTTCGGGGAAATATGGAAATTTGCAACTTATGCTTTTGGTCGGAATCATTATTGGCACTGGGCTGAATTCTGTGTCAACTTTCATGAGAAGACTCCTTGCACCTTCTGAATTTGATATTTTACAGGCAAGGTTGTTTGGTTCTGTCAATAATGCTGATTCTGCATATTTCCCTATTGTCATTCCGATGGTGATAATTGTAGCATTATTAATTATTGCTCATTCTAAAAATTTAAATGTATTGTCACTCGGAAAGGATGTCTCTACCTCTTTTGGCGTTAGACATCAATCTAGTGTAATTTATACGCTGATATTAGTTGCTATTTTAATGTCCATTTCCACAGCTTTGATTGGACCACTTACTTTCTATGGATTTTTAGTAGCAACTTTGAGTTATCAAGCAGCGCCAACTTATGATCATAGATATATTTTTCCAATGGCTCTCGCTATAGGATTTTTAATAATAACGAGTGCATACTTTTTGATGTATCATGTGTTTAACGCGCAAGGTGTGGTTTCAGTTATTATTGAACTATTTGGTGGAATTATATTTTTAATTGTAATTTTAAGGAAGAGGGCTTTATGA
- a CDS encoding iron ABC transporter ATP-binding protein, translated as MIKIDNVKKSYTDKVEIGPLNIEIPKAGFTSLIGPNGAGKSTTLLMIGRLLDMEEGQIQVANMDISESKSKDLAKIVTILRQENHFVTRLTIRQLVGFGRFPYSKGRLTKEDEAIISKYIDFLELTDLENRYLDELSGGQRQRAYVAMVLCQETEYVLLDEPLNNLDVARSVQMMEHLRRAANEFGRTILTVMHDINFAAKYSDRICAMKDGQIATFGTVEEVMDSKILTDIFETKIEIIEGPYGPMAVY; from the coding sequence ATGATAAAAATCGATAATGTTAAAAAGTCGTATACGGATAAGGTAGAAATAGGACCTTTGAATATTGAAATACCAAAAGCAGGTTTTACTTCTTTAATTGGACCAAATGGCGCTGGTAAGTCTACAACACTTTTGATGATTGGAAGACTTTTGGATATGGAAGAAGGTCAAATCCAAGTGGCAAATATGGATATTTCTGAATCCAAATCAAAAGACTTAGCCAAAATTGTGACGATATTGCGCCAAGAAAATCATTTTGTAACGAGGCTGACGATTAGACAACTAGTTGGATTTGGACGTTTTCCTTATTCAAAGGGAAGATTAACCAAAGAAGATGAAGCTATTATTTCTAAATATATCGACTTTCTAGAATTGACTGATTTAGAAAATAGATATTTAGATGAGCTTTCTGGTGGTCAAAGACAAAGGGCATATGTAGCGATGGTTTTGTGCCAAGAGACTGAATATGTACTTTTGGATGAACCATTGAACAATCTTGATGTTGCTCGTTCTGTTCAAATGATGGAGCATTTGAGACGCGCGGCTAATGAATTTGGAAGAACCATTCTGACGGTTATGCATGATATAAATTTTGCAGCCAAATATTCTGATAGAATTTGTGCGATGAAAGATGGACAAATTGCCACTTTTGGAACAGTAGAAGAGGTTATGGACTCAAAAATTTTGACAGATATTTTTGAAACAAAAATAGAAATTATCGAAGGTCCTTATGGGCCAATGGCTGTTTATTAG
- a CDS encoding helix-turn-helix domain-containing protein, which yields MHNFLDRSTLHKVQVLHLIYNENRFFSSFELAQVTELSERTILKILSEISLDLQIITESAYIKEEKPKYFKLDYQDHFSIKTVERHYLQNSLTYKACDEIFHNTFDDITTFSLENFTSLASMYRRINKIKPLLNQFHLKYKSLQTVTLEGTEKQFRYFYYLFYWNSCWGEVWPFSLVTREAILEVMEEVNIELPHSAIYWLAICLTRVKLGFPIGQDPVYSTFTKHHYHYGDFSEVVKRIFKKLTTLSDEEIELEIMFSFTFTCCLRHYDKKDKAISLMMNFAQHHNQDLFVQATLYWIETFMDYFSITLNVEEYGGLFVNLFHLHYFIMIFSGPSFLFKEDPYQKRFEMHETTQIEIMNQFYDRLMENEDFSIVFKRRDTLIGRYHKLLKQTIDIINREAIKIKIVSMINDIPHIFEQIKRVFIHVELCSEGEDAELIITDSLYLNLKKEAGELFVWNTMPKKSDYERVGKRLQEIYLNKSQETNNLLIKALICQI from the coding sequence ATGCATAATTTTTTAGATCGATCTACTTTACATAAAGTACAAGTACTACATCTTATTTATAATGAAAATCGATTTTTTTCGAGTTTTGAGTTAGCTCAAGTTACGGAGTTGTCGGAGAGAACCATTTTGAAGATACTATCGGAAATTTCTTTAGATTTACAAATAATAACAGAATCTGCTTATATAAAGGAAGAAAAGCCAAAGTATTTTAAATTGGATTACCAAGATCATTTTTCAATTAAAACCGTAGAAAGGCATTATTTACAAAATTCATTAACATATAAAGCTTGTGATGAGATTTTTCATAATACATTTGATGATATTACTACGTTTTCATTAGAGAATTTCACAAGTTTGGCCTCTATGTATCGACGTATAAATAAAATTAAGCCCTTGTTAAATCAATTTCATTTGAAATATAAATCTCTACAAACGGTAACTCTTGAAGGTACAGAGAAACAATTTCGTTATTTTTACTATTTGTTCTATTGGAATTCATGTTGGGGAGAAGTATGGCCTTTTTCATTAGTTACAAGAGAGGCAATTCTGGAAGTAATGGAGGAAGTGAATATAGAGCTTCCACATTCGGCGATATATTGGCTCGCCATTTGCTTAACACGTGTGAAATTAGGCTTTCCTATTGGGCAGGATCCAGTGTATTCCACTTTTACAAAACATCATTATCATTATGGGGATTTTTCCGAGGTAGTTAAGCGTATATTTAAGAAATTAACCACATTGTCGGACGAAGAGATTGAATTAGAAATAATGTTTTCATTTACATTCACTTGTTGTTTACGACATTATGACAAAAAAGATAAAGCAATAAGTTTAATGATGAACTTTGCTCAGCACCATAATCAAGACTTATTCGTGCAAGCGACTTTGTATTGGATAGAAACATTTATGGATTATTTCTCCATTACACTAAATGTAGAAGAATATGGAGGATTATTTGTGAATTTATTTCATCTCCATTATTTTATTATGATTTTTTCTGGTCCATCTTTTTTATTCAAAGAAGATCCTTATCAGAAGAGATTTGAAATGCATGAAACTACTCAAATAGAAATAATGAATCAATTTTATGATCGTCTTATGGAAAATGAAGATTTTTCAATTGTTTTTAAACGGAGAGATACTCTGATAGGGCGGTATCACAAATTATTGAAACAAACGATTGATATTATTAATAGAGAAGCAATTAAAATTAAAATTGTTTCGATGATAAATGATATTCCACATATATTTGAGCAAATTAAACGTGTCTTTATACATGTTGAATTATGTTCAGAGGGTGAAGATGCGGAGTTAATCATTACAGATAGTCTATACTTAAACCTTAAAAAAGAAGCAGGAGAATTGTTTGTATGGAATACGATGCCTAAAAAAAGTGACTATGAAAGGGTGGGAAAAAGATTACAAGAAATCTATTTAAATAAAAGCCAAGAAACAAATAATCTTTTAATTAAAGCTTTAATATGTCAAATCTAA
- a CDS encoding HD domain-containing phosphohydrolase, translated as MYERLIPVELTYYLKLGDAVVITDENLIILDVNNQYKNITGYKKETIIGSPAKFLNSNMKPILYKSLRSVLSNGKSWSGVMVDIKNSPGFWYSFITITPIKINEQIYYVGITRSAEQLVVEDNYRRKEEQKELFKVLAISSEIRDTGIVDHLLNVQKLTEKFLLTLTEEKIYSLSVKYIDKIIQYSILHDIGKSGIPESILYKPGPLTFYERKIIEMHPLIGVEVLHKISDGMNYNIFNDIEIASNIIKYHHEKWDGTGYPEGLKGEDIPFEARVIAIVDVFEALVSKRSYKKPWSKKDALSYLKEQKGIQFDPFLVDAFIERVIDLSK; from the coding sequence ATGTATGAAAGACTAATACCAGTTGAACTAACCTATTATTTGAAATTGGGAGACGCAGTCGTAATTACGGATGAAAATCTAATAATCTTAGATGTCAATAATCAATACAAAAATATCACAGGTTATAAGAAAGAAACTATTATCGGATCACCAGCCAAATTTTTAAACTCAAATATGAAGCCTATTCTGTATAAATCGTTAAGAAGTGTATTAAGTAATGGTAAATCATGGTCTGGTGTAATGGTCGATATAAAGAATTCACCAGGATTTTGGTATTCCTTTATAACGATTACGCCTATTAAAATAAATGAACAGATTTACTATGTAGGAATCACACGAAGTGCCGAACAACTTGTAGTAGAAGACAACTATCGAAGAAAGGAGGAACAAAAAGAATTATTTAAAGTGTTAGCTATATCAAGTGAAATTCGTGATACAGGTATAGTAGATCATCTTTTAAACGTGCAAAAATTAACAGAAAAATTCTTGTTAACTCTTACTGAAGAGAAAATATATAGCTTATCTGTGAAGTATATAGATAAAATTATTCAATATAGTATATTGCATGACATTGGAAAATCAGGTATTCCTGAATCAATACTTTATAAACCTGGTCCACTTACATTTTATGAGAGGAAAATAATCGAAATGCATCCGTTAATCGGAGTTGAAGTCTTACATAAAATTTCTGATGGAATGAATTATAATATTTTTAATGATATAGAAATAGCAAGTAATATTATTAAATATCATCATGAGAAATGGGATGGTACGGGATATCCTGAAGGACTAAAAGGAGAAGATATTCCTTTTGAGGCGAGGGTAATAGCCATAGTAGATGTATTTGAAGCTTTAGTTAGTAAAAGATCTTATAAGAAGCCTTGGTCAAAAAAAGATGCTTTGTCCTATTTGAAAGAACAAAAAGGAATCCAATTTGATCCTTTCTTAGTTGATGCTTTCATAGAGAGAGTTATTGATTTATCAAAATGA
- a CDS encoding manganese efflux pump, with the protein MHWITIIFIGIAANLDNLGIGLAYGVKKMRIPVLSNVVIAIMSMIVTFVAVTAGSTVIEYISAHTANLLGSLLLCVIGMWTLLSNRFSKKGIMSSPELFDEDKNHVISVREAITLGFVLSANCLAGGIAIGANGISAIWTVISIGTFSFLTVAVGSHCGSLLTKTFIGKYSTAISGWLLIMIGVFEIFAK; encoded by the coding sequence ATGCATTGGATTACCATCATTTTTATAGGTATCGCTGCTAATCTAGATAATTTAGGAATTGGTCTTGCCTATGGCGTTAAAAAGATGAGAATTCCAGTCCTATCAAACGTAGTTATTGCCATTATGTCAATGATTGTCACATTTGTTGCAGTAACTGCAGGGAGCACAGTTATCGAGTATATCTCAGCGCATACGGCAAATCTTTTGGGAAGTCTTTTGTTATGTGTTATTGGAATGTGGACGTTATTGTCCAATCGCTTTTCTAAAAAGGGGATCATGAGCAGTCCTGAATTATTTGATGAGGATAAAAATCATGTTATCTCAGTCAGGGAAGCCATTACACTTGGATTCGTCTTATCAGCAAATTGTTTAGCAGGCGGAATTGCAATTGGAGCGAATGGTATTTCAGCCATATGGACTGTTATATCGATTGGTACATTTTCATTTTTAACTGTCGCGGTTGGTAGTCATTGTGGATCCTTACTAACAAAAACGTTCATAGGAAAGTATTCGACAGCCATTTCTGGTTGGCTATTAATTATGATTGGTGTATTTGAGATATTTGCTAAATAG